The window AAATCAAttcctacaaaaaatattaaataaaataattcttgtgctgatctcaatcacatttttttcgGATGCAACAAACACATTCATAAGACAAACAATTTGTTGAATGAGATCTTTAGTAAATAATGGAATATCACCTGAAAATGGTATTTTCCTATCTTCAAAAAGGTGATTCGTTACTTCAGCTGTTATAAATTGATCCATACTTTCAATTGGTGTCGAAATAAGTCCTCTTGTAATTTCGTCCACCATGTTTTCTCTTAACATCATGtccattttgaaaaaaccatCTCTTAGAAGTATGGGTGGATTGACGATTTCGTAATTAGCATTCGCTCTGATggtataattaaaaaagttacttttaattaattcaaacttgaaatttttttaatcacctCACCTAGGTATATGTGGTCTCAATAAAGAATGGCCTATCCTGAAAGCGGCGGCTGCAAATTCATTAAACGCCGTAGGATTACAATCAGGATCATAACCTTTAAAATATCCATTAGGTAATAAAGTGAGTTCGTACAAATTCATAGCGTTCCAGCCTAAAAGTCTCGGTAAAAATTCATTGTAAGTTATATGTTGGAATTCGGCCGTCACAATTCTTCTAACGTGCTCGAAAATATTATCTTCGTCCCAATGAggattcaatttatataaaatttccgATATTCTGTTATGTTCTCGCATAAATATTGTGTGGATCGTTGCCAAAGCTGGTTGTTCAGAAACGCGCGGATCTCCTAAATTACAACATTCATTATTACCATAACGAAGTTCATTACTGAATAGATCGAATTTGATTGTAGTTgatatactgaaaatattaacaaattaccTGCGATAAAACATAATCCCGAACGCGATTTACATTCAGGATGATGTGAACTTTGGGGTAGCAGGGGTTTGCCTTTAATAGGATGATTAGTATAATTCATAATACCTaatctactttttaattttcgCGCTTTACAAGGATTCTCCCCGTAAATCATAGAAGCGTCAAGAAAAGCACTGTTCATATTCATTTGTTCTCTAGGACCCAAATGTTGTTGAGCCGGTAAAGATCTCATCGAATGGAGACATACTCTTTCGCCTGAAACaacaaaatgatcaaaaaatatattgttaataagaaCTATTAATAAGTATACCTGTTTTAACGTTAAATTCTGGATAATAATGATCGCCGGGAGGTATTGGTAACGGATCACATTCCGGATGTACAGTAAAACGACTGTTGCACGACCTGCAATCTGGTATAGATTCCTCGAAACCCTTATGAACAGGTGTAAGTGTTATATCGTGATCTAACAGTTGAGCGAATTGCATCGTCATTAAAGTATATTTAGAATGAATATTACTTATATCAGGATGAATTATCCTTGATACTATTCTAGGATTCGGAAGAGGTAAACCGCTAACACCAGTCACTATAGCTTTTGATATAcctttaaacaaacaaaaaataatttaataataaacaataattttattataaatgcgTAATTACCATCTTCATATGCGCTAGGTAACATTCTAATGAAAGGACTTAGGGAGTTTCCCCAATGGGgatgtttcaaattattacaatatcCTGTATAGGTTCTGAAAGGAGACGTCGAATCGCAAATTTCTTTTTCGTCACAATCTTCATTAGGTTTCATTTGTTGGTGTAAATCtgataaatatatgtttatatctatatttttaagattttcCGTCAATTCGTTCCTTAAAATTGGTAATTCTTCATCGATAAAAACTTGTCGTTTTCTTCTACGATGCATAAGCGTATCGATAATTTTGTTAGAAGTCAACTCAAATAGTAGGGAACTATTAGCTAGTTGAAGAGCGTCTTTGCTAGCTTTACTGAAAGCTACCGCTGTACCTTGAGGAGACTTTGGGTTAACGCCCCCTACTGTAATCAAAAACAAATCCGATATCAATcgataataacaaaatttattgtattcatCAACGCGATCACATgtaactttaattttataattccaaGTTAGTTGAGGTTAAATCTGAGTGTTGTTAGTCTCGTTAATGCGAAAATACCTACGTTCATTCCAAACTTTATATTCCATCTTTCTCCTTTCCACGAGATCTTTTTGAGCTTCAGCTAGAGCTTCCTTTAGTACGTACTCATTAATATCAGATTCGTTTTCTTGATTTGTCCATTCTGTTAATTGTGGGAGTTGATATTGATCACAAGATATGccagaatttaaaaatatatcttcctGTATAAATACTTTAGGAGGTAATTTATAAAGTTCCGGAACGTTAGCGCACAAAATACTAGAAAGAGTTGTTTTCTTGATTTCTTTCAATTGATTGTTAGTGAAAGAACTAGGTGGTAAATCGTTTTCGTACCAAAATCTGTCTGATTCTCTTAAAAGTTggaattgttttttcaaaagacAGTTAAAAGTTGGACCCAACAAAGAACCTAAAAATAGATAGATATaaagatatttcaatatataaaatttgtataaatacctGGTAAAGGTTCTTCTAAAATGGCTCCGACTATAAGATCAATATCGTTagggtttttatataattgttctAAATGTACTAAATTTGATTTCTGGAttcgaaatatttctaaatcgGTAAAACGTTCGATGGTTTTTAAAGGTTTGTtgcataattttaaatattttgtatacggTGCAATACCATGATCTCTACTCATATGAAGAAGAAGTGCAAAAGTGTCCCAATTGCTCCGTAACGTCACATATATTTGTGCATTTGGTATTAAAGCAGGATTTCTAATTAGGTCAATTACCTTATCTGAATAACTCCCGGAATTTATCTTGgtctaaaatcaataaaacatatGTTAAgttaatttgagaaaattaaaaagcaaTTCTTCTTTATATTACCAGTGATTGCGGTAACAACGATAGTAATATCGGCAAAGCCGTTACGGCAGCTTCATTATATATTCCAGTTCGATTTTTActcgaatattttgaaaatctacCATATTTTTTCAATCCAAGA of the Diorhabda carinulata isolate Delta chromosome 7, icDioCari1.1, whole genome shotgun sequence genome contains:
- the LOC130896263 gene encoding uncharacterized protein LOC130896263; protein product: MVKFGLILIVVVVNFCVATDYNVTEYVKSLPDDIKYIVEKALLLEKVETTMNCIQVDERTCPAMKFREPSGKCNNVRHPNWGARGQKLLRLIRPNYADGTSFPINHYPSYLLPDSRYVSSILRKNPKNKHESVTALLAAWSELLLHDLTSTGTLKNPHCCDKNKKHDECYNSYLNEEDCLEYMRTLPSIDIKHCKFEFRDQMNLATSFLDASSIYGNTLDDMNKIRLYEGGRINESNCTTCFSNPLYTVLMEEHNRIARELKNINTQWKDDDLFYESRRIVIAEIQHITYNEFLPLVLGEETMTEFDLGLKKYGRFSKYSSKNRTGIYNEAAVTALPILLSLLPQSLTKINSGSYSDKVIDLIRNPALIPNAQIYVTLRSNWDTFALLLHMSRDHGIAPYTKYLKLCNKPLKTIERFTDLEIFRIQKSNLVHLEQLYKNPNDIDLIVGAILEEPLPGSLLGPTFNCLLKKQFQLLRESDRFWYENDLPPSSFTNNQLKEIKKTTLSSILCANVPELYKLPPKVFIQEDIFLNSGISCDQYQLPQLTEWTNQENESDINEYVLKEALAEAQKDLVERRKMEYKVWNELGGVNPKSPQGTAVAFSKASKDALQLANSSLLFELTSNKIIDTLMHRRRKRQVFIDEELPILRNELTENLKNIDINIYLSDLHQQMKPNEDCDEKEICDSTSPFRTYTGYCNNLKHPHWGNSLSPFIRMLPSAYEDGISKAIVTGVSGLPLPNPRIVSRIIHPDISNIHSKYTLMTMQFAQLLDHDITLTPVHKGFEESIPDCRSCNSRFTVHPECDPLPIPPGDHYYPEFNVKTGERVCLHSMRSLPAQQHLGPREQMNMNSAFLDASMIYGENPCKARKLKSRLGIMNYTNHPIKGKPLLPQSSHHPECKSRSGLCFIAGDPRVSEQPALATIHTIFMREHNRISEILYKLNPHWDEDNIFEHVRRIVTAEFQHITYNEFLPRLLGWNAMNLYELTLLPNGYFKGYDPDCNPTAFNEFAAAAFRIGHSLLRPHIPRANANYEIVNPPILLRDGFFKMDMMLRENMVDEITRGLISTPIESMDQFITAEVTNHLFEDRKIPFSGIDLISRNLQRARDHGIPSYNNYRAYCNLKRATTFEDLHREMTQDSIAKLKSIYASVDDIDLFPGGMSEIAVKGGMVGPTFACIIGIQFRQLKKCDRFWYENDNFATRFTEQQLAEIRKISLAKILCDNMDVANYIQRYAFDLPSNFLNPRVPCHSLPSINIRAWKEYGAHRGCLIGDKYVAVGESNFPSPCSACTCTPQGGNCASLRIADCHKLIRFWSKREILKDEVCTAQCGYLLSKLDSSSAHEFRQHSINFLRNKPQFPPTNLDNSNDFDLIDFSYLLKK